From Antedon mediterranea chromosome 9, ecAntMedi1.1, whole genome shotgun sequence, a single genomic window includes:
- the LOC140058706 gene encoding uncharacterized protein: MSNYSWWSQQMLKIVRQCNSLNQPESPRALCIPFFIKDSQVGLITPEILPHIILENDTFEVIRSKQDDAVKMVKLSDSLDTALKRTQMLAEILARWRDHDAHPSLRGWRNELHSVKTYFHEDPLLEIERVATSLFGVKQYGCHLNGFCRTERGLLMWIGRRAKTKPTFPSKLDNIAAGGLPAGMSVKDCIVKECAEEASIPEQLAKQAKPVGCISYLYHNELGVFPETQFMFDLELPVTFKPFNTDGETSDFYLLTIDEVKEKVASGEFKPNCALVILSFLIRHGYMSPDTDPFLPLFLQEMHSTFKFEEA, translated from the exons CACTCTGCATTCCATTTTTCATCAAAGATTCTCAAGTAGGACTTATCACTCCCGAGATCTTACCGCACATCATTTTAGAGAACGATACATTTGAAGTTATACGTTCCAAACAAGATGATGCGGTTAAAATGGTCAAACTAAGTGACAGTTTGGACACAGCCCTGAAGAGGACACAGATGTTGGCCGAAATTCTTGCACGATGGAGAGATCATGATGCACATCCAAGTCTTAGAGGATGGAGGAACGAG cTACACTCggtaaaaacatattttcacgAAGACCCTCTCCTTGAAATTGAACGAGTAGCCACCT CATTATTTGGTGTAAAACAGTATGGATGTCACCTCAACGGTTTCTGTCGCACAGAGAGAGGACTGTTAATGTGGATAGGAAGGAGAGCCAAAACTAAGCCTACATTCCCCTCTAAACTTGATAACATT GCTGCCGGTGGCCTTCCTGCAGGCATGTCTGTAAAAGACTGTATTGTTAAGGAATGTGCAGAAGAAGCTTCAATTCCTGAACAGTTAGCAAAACAAGCTAAGCCAGTAGGTTGTATAAG TTATTTGTACCACAATGAGCTCGGGGTTTTCCCCGAGACGCAGTTCATGTTTGACCTTGAACTTCCAGTGACCTTCAAGCCTTTTAACACAGATGGGGAGACTAGTGActtttatttattgacaattGACGAA gtgAAAGAAAAAGTTGCATCAGGAGAATTTAAACCTAACTGCGCCTTAGTAATTCTGAGTTTCCTAATTCGCCATGGTTACATGTCACCTGACACAG ACCCCTTTTTACCTCTGTTCCTTCAAGAAATGCACTCAACATTTAAATTTGAAGAAGCATAG
- the LOC140058705 gene encoding 5-aminolevulinate synthase, erythroid-specific, mitochondrial-like isoform X2: protein MNQVARLKCPFLGRLPNGFAKRAGSSLFSYAESCPVMTQMLARHASSKQIDSEGTAEEAKCPFLAEMKDIKAVDNVEENENVIERISTQLQGVKHNDSTARTSSTEKLDKKSQGDEADKGGLLDAIKHLPTKNPVDLKENAELKLAMKQQADSMNQKKYNQDGKFNYDAFLKEQIDGKKRDHTYRIFKKVLRDANEFPYAREYSEPAPPNETNDGQPISVWCSNDYLGMSRHPKVQEAVIDTVLKHGTGAGGTRNISGNSIFHEKLEKQLAELHQKEAGLLFTSCYVANHSTLYTLGQALPGCEIYSDAGNHASMIQGVRDSGAPKFIFRHNDPEHLEELLQKSDPAVPKIVVFETVHSMTGAVCPLKDLCDVAHRYNALTFVDEVHAVGLYGRHGAGVGERDGCLDGIDIVTGTLGKAFGMIGGYIAGSSHLVDMVRSYAAGFIFTTALPPMVLNGAITSIGILSSEEGRNLRHKHQSAVKELRNKLISAGLPVVHCPSHIIPIHVGNPQASTHVANQLIEKFGKYVQAINYPTVPRGEEKLRIAPTPFHTTEMMDEFVDALTKVWQESGLNFNQDICPVQCEYCRMPWKLDAMSCREKEFISKGMNVSSLNENMSVVSQAC from the exons ATGAATCAAGTCGCTCGTTTGAAGTGCCCGTTTCTTGGCCGTCTGCCAAATGGCTTTGCTAAACGTGCCGGTAGTTCTTTATTCAGCTACGCCGAAAGTTGTCCTGTTATGACGCAAATGCTGGCTAGGCATGCTTCGAGCAAACAGATAGACAGCGAAGGTACAG CAGAAGAAGCGAAATGTCCGTTCTTAGCCGAGATGAAGGACATTAAAGCCGTAGACAACGTTGAAGAAAACGAGAACGTGATTGAGCGAATCAGCACACAGCTGCAGGGAGTGAAACATAAtg ATTCTACAGCGCGAACATCCTCCACAGAGAAACTCGACAAGAAATCACAAG GTGATGAAGCTGATAAAGGAGGCCTCTTGGATGCCATCAAGCACCTACCAACAAAGAACCCAGTCGATCTAAAAGAAAATGCTGAACTGAAGTTGGCTATGAAGCAACAAGCTGATAGCATGAATCAAAAGAAGTACAATCAAG ATGGCAAGTTTAACTATGATGCGTTCCTAAAGGAACAAATTGATGGAAAGAAGAGAGACCACACCTACCGAATTTTCAAGAAGGTTCTTCGTGACGCTAACGAGTTCCCGTATGCACGAGAGTATTCTGAACCAGCGCCACCAAACGAGACGAATGACGGGCAACCGATATCTGTTTGGTGTTCCAACGATTACCTTGGGATGAGCCGACATCCTAAAGTCCAAGAGGCTGTAAT TGACACTGTACTGAAACACGGAACTGGTGCCGGAGGAACCAGAAACATATCTGGCAATTCTATTTTCCATGAAAAGTTGGAGAAGCAGTTGGCCGAACTACACCAGAAAGAAGCTGGTCTTCTGTTTACATCTTGTTATGTGGCTAACCATTCAACCCTGTACACTCTAGGACAGGCATTACCAG GTTGTGAGATTTACTCTGACGCTGGTAACCACGCATCTATGATTCAGGGTGTACGTGACAGTGGCGCGCCTAAGTTTATTTTCCGCCACAATGATCCTGAACATCTTGAGGAGCTTCTACAAAAATCAGACCCAGCTGTTCCGAAGATAGTTGTCTTTGAGACCGTTCATTCCATGACAG GCGCTGTCTGCCCATTGAAGGACCTCTGTGATGTGGCCCACCGATACAATGCTTTGACCTTCGTTGACGAAGTTCATGCCGTTGGCCTTTACGGTCGCCATGGCGCTGGTGTAGGTGAACGCGATGGCTGCCTTGATGGTATTGACATAGTTACTGGAACCTTAG gcaaAGCTTTTGGAATGATTGGCGGGTACATTGCTGGCTCCTCCCACTTGGTTGATATGGTGCGCAGTTATGCAGCTGGTTTCATTTTCACCACTGCACTGCCACCAATGGTGCTAAATGGTGCCATTACTTCTATTGGG atTCTTAGCAGCGAGGAAGGCCGCAATCTACGTCACAAACACCAGAGTGCCGTCAAAGAATTACGCAACAAACTTATTTCTGCTGGGCTACCAGTGGTCCACTGCCCTAGTCATATTATTCCAATACAT GTTGGTAATCCGCAAGCCAGCACTCACGTTGCCAACCAACTGATAGAGAAATTTGGCAAGTATGTGCAAGCTATCAACTACCCGACTGTGCCACGCGGCGAGGAAAAGCTGCGTATTGCTCCGACTCCATTTCACACCACTGAAATGATGGACGAGTTTGTCGACGCCCTCACCAAAGTCTGGCAGGAGAGCGGGCTTAACTTCAACCAGGATATATGTCCGGTTCAGTGCGAATACTGTCGCATGCCGTGGAAACTTGATGCGATGTCGTGTCGCGAGAAAGAGTTCATTTCAAAGGGCATGAATGTTTCGTCTCTGAATGAGAACATGTCGGTTGTGTCTCAGGCTTGCTAG
- the LOC140058705 gene encoding 5-aminolevulinate synthase, erythroid-specific, mitochondrial-like isoform X1 gives MFNIYQRVTMNQVARLKCPFLGRLPNGFAKRAGSSLFSYAESCPVMTQMLARHASSKQIDSEGTAEEAKCPFLAEMKDIKAVDNVEENENVIERISTQLQGVKHNDSTARTSSTEKLDKKSQGDEADKGGLLDAIKHLPTKNPVDLKENAELKLAMKQQADSMNQKKYNQDGKFNYDAFLKEQIDGKKRDHTYRIFKKVLRDANEFPYAREYSEPAPPNETNDGQPISVWCSNDYLGMSRHPKVQEAVIDTVLKHGTGAGGTRNISGNSIFHEKLEKQLAELHQKEAGLLFTSCYVANHSTLYTLGQALPGCEIYSDAGNHASMIQGVRDSGAPKFIFRHNDPEHLEELLQKSDPAVPKIVVFETVHSMTGAVCPLKDLCDVAHRYNALTFVDEVHAVGLYGRHGAGVGERDGCLDGIDIVTGTLGKAFGMIGGYIAGSSHLVDMVRSYAAGFIFTTALPPMVLNGAITSIGILSSEEGRNLRHKHQSAVKELRNKLISAGLPVVHCPSHIIPIHVGNPQASTHVANQLIEKFGKYVQAINYPTVPRGEEKLRIAPTPFHTTEMMDEFVDALTKVWQESGLNFNQDICPVQCEYCRMPWKLDAMSCREKEFISKGMNVSSLNENMSVVSQAC, from the exons atgtttaatatttatc AACGTGTCACCATGAATCAAGTCGCTCGTTTGAAGTGCCCGTTTCTTGGCCGTCTGCCAAATGGCTTTGCTAAACGTGCCGGTAGTTCTTTATTCAGCTACGCCGAAAGTTGTCCTGTTATGACGCAAATGCTGGCTAGGCATGCTTCGAGCAAACAGATAGACAGCGAAGGTACAG CAGAAGAAGCGAAATGTCCGTTCTTAGCCGAGATGAAGGACATTAAAGCCGTAGACAACGTTGAAGAAAACGAGAACGTGATTGAGCGAATCAGCACACAGCTGCAGGGAGTGAAACATAAtg ATTCTACAGCGCGAACATCCTCCACAGAGAAACTCGACAAGAAATCACAAG GTGATGAAGCTGATAAAGGAGGCCTCTTGGATGCCATCAAGCACCTACCAACAAAGAACCCAGTCGATCTAAAAGAAAATGCTGAACTGAAGTTGGCTATGAAGCAACAAGCTGATAGCATGAATCAAAAGAAGTACAATCAAG ATGGCAAGTTTAACTATGATGCGTTCCTAAAGGAACAAATTGATGGAAAGAAGAGAGACCACACCTACCGAATTTTCAAGAAGGTTCTTCGTGACGCTAACGAGTTCCCGTATGCACGAGAGTATTCTGAACCAGCGCCACCAAACGAGACGAATGACGGGCAACCGATATCTGTTTGGTGTTCCAACGATTACCTTGGGATGAGCCGACATCCTAAAGTCCAAGAGGCTGTAAT TGACACTGTACTGAAACACGGAACTGGTGCCGGAGGAACCAGAAACATATCTGGCAATTCTATTTTCCATGAAAAGTTGGAGAAGCAGTTGGCCGAACTACACCAGAAAGAAGCTGGTCTTCTGTTTACATCTTGTTATGTGGCTAACCATTCAACCCTGTACACTCTAGGACAGGCATTACCAG GTTGTGAGATTTACTCTGACGCTGGTAACCACGCATCTATGATTCAGGGTGTACGTGACAGTGGCGCGCCTAAGTTTATTTTCCGCCACAATGATCCTGAACATCTTGAGGAGCTTCTACAAAAATCAGACCCAGCTGTTCCGAAGATAGTTGTCTTTGAGACCGTTCATTCCATGACAG GCGCTGTCTGCCCATTGAAGGACCTCTGTGATGTGGCCCACCGATACAATGCTTTGACCTTCGTTGACGAAGTTCATGCCGTTGGCCTTTACGGTCGCCATGGCGCTGGTGTAGGTGAACGCGATGGCTGCCTTGATGGTATTGACATAGTTACTGGAACCTTAG gcaaAGCTTTTGGAATGATTGGCGGGTACATTGCTGGCTCCTCCCACTTGGTTGATATGGTGCGCAGTTATGCAGCTGGTTTCATTTTCACCACTGCACTGCCACCAATGGTGCTAAATGGTGCCATTACTTCTATTGGG atTCTTAGCAGCGAGGAAGGCCGCAATCTACGTCACAAACACCAGAGTGCCGTCAAAGAATTACGCAACAAACTTATTTCTGCTGGGCTACCAGTGGTCCACTGCCCTAGTCATATTATTCCAATACAT GTTGGTAATCCGCAAGCCAGCACTCACGTTGCCAACCAACTGATAGAGAAATTTGGCAAGTATGTGCAAGCTATCAACTACCCGACTGTGCCACGCGGCGAGGAAAAGCTGCGTATTGCTCCGACTCCATTTCACACCACTGAAATGATGGACGAGTTTGTCGACGCCCTCACCAAAGTCTGGCAGGAGAGCGGGCTTAACTTCAACCAGGATATATGTCCGGTTCAGTGCGAATACTGTCGCATGCCGTGGAAACTTGATGCGATGTCGTGTCGCGAGAAAGAGTTCATTTCAAAGGGCATGAATGTTTCGTCTCTGAATGAGAACATGTCGGTTGTGTCTCAGGCTTGCTAG